A window of Acidobacteriota bacterium genomic DNA:
GGTGCGGGTGGTCATGTTTAGGGGGAGTGTATTACTTCTTCCTGAGCCATTGTAGCGGATCGACCGCCTTGCCGTCGACGCGCAGTTCGAAATAGATCGACGCCACGCCATCGGGTGACGTGCCCGCTGAGCCCACGCTCTGGCCCCTGATCACGCGGGTGCCGGCCGATACCGTCATCGTCGACAGGGTGCCGTACATGGTCCACGCCTGCCCCCCGTGGTCGACGATCACGAGGTTACCAAATCCGGTGAACGGCTCGGCGAACACCACGGTGCCCTCGTGAATGACGTGCACCGGCGCACCCGGAGCCGCCCCGATGCGGATGCCGTTGCTGATGCCGGTGGTCCCGGGCCGCGGCTGAGCGAACTGCTGACCGAACGGCGCGAGCACGCGCCCGTCGAGCGGCCAGTCGAGGTCACCGCGGAACGGGCGGAGGGGCAAGGCGAGCGGGCCGGCCGCCTCGCCCGCGCGGCCGCCCTGCTCGAAGCCGGCCACCTGCTGCTGGAGTTTCTGCTGAGCCACCTGGAGTTCGCCCATCAACTGGGCGGCGAGATCGCGGCGCTGATCGATCTGCCGAATCAGCGCGGCCTGTGCCGTCGCGGCCCCGGCGGCCGCGGCCTTGGAGGCGCTCACCTGTTCCTGGACCATAAGGAGCTGCCGTCGCCGGTCTTCAAGCGAGGCCCGGTCGCGCCGCAGGTCCGCGAGCGTGCGGTCGTGCTCGGCCACGCGCTGCCGGTCCAGTTGCTGCAGCGCCGAGACGAAGCGATAGGCGCGGCCTGCCTCACGCAGGTCATCCACGCTGAGCAGCAGCCGAGCGTAGCCCGCCTTGCCGAGTTTGTACAACTCGACCATCCGCGACGACAGCACCGCCGCCTGCGCGGCCGCCCGCGCCTCGAACTGATCGATCCGTGTCACGATCGCGCCCAGATCGTGCTGGATGCCCGCGAGGTCCCGTTCCCCTTGCGCGTATTGCTCAGCCCGCAGATCGCGCTGGACTTCGAGCCGGCGCAACTGGTCGAGCAGCGTACGTTCGTGCGCCGCGAGCGAGTCCGCCTCACGTTGCAGGGCCCTGATGCGCGCGGTGGCCCGCCTGGCCAGTTCGTCCGCGCGCGCCTTGTCGGACGGGACCTGCGCGCCGGTGGCGGCGACCAGCAGGACGCACGCCGCCGCCACGCAGAACCCCCGCCACGCCCT
This region includes:
- a CDS encoding peptidoglycan DD-metalloendopeptidase family protein — encoded protein: MAAACVLLVAATGAQVPSDKARADELARRATARIRALQREADSLAAHERTLLDQLRRLEVQRDLRAEQYAQGERDLAGIQHDLGAIVTRIDQFEARAAAQAAVLSSRMVELYKLGKAGYARLLLSVDDLREAGRAYRFVSALQQLDRQRVAEHDRTLADLRRDRASLEDRRRQLLMVQEQVSASKAAAAGAATAQAALIRQIDQRRDLAAQLMGELQVAQQKLQQQVAGFEQGGRAGEAAGPLALPLRPFRGDLDWPLDGRVLAPFGQQFAQPRPGTTGISNGIRIGAAPGAPVHVIHEGTVVFAEPFTGFGNLVIVDHGGQAWTMYGTLSTMTVSAGTRVIRGQSVGSAGTSPDGVASIYFELRVDGKAVDPLQWLRKK